GTCGACGATCCGGCGCCGCGACTCCACCTTCACGGCGGGCGCAACGGCGTCCTCAAGATCCAGGAAGAGCCCGTCGACGCCCAGCGTCCGAGCCTTGTCGATGAACCGGTCCGAAGAGCCGGGGACGGCCAAGATCGTGCGGCGGGGGAGGTCGCGAGAGTTCGTCACCGGGCCAGCCTATGCCAGCGAACCGGCCCTCTTCCTCGGCAACGGCTGAGCGTTCGCTGTGAGCGTCAGCTGACCGGAGTCAGGCCCAGTTTGCGCCCGGCCAGGCTGGGCCGACGAGCCACGATCCGCTGGGCCAGACCGGTCAGCGCCTGGGCCGCCGGACGGGTGGGATCGGTGGCCACCAGCGGCAGCCCGTCATCACCACCGGCCGACACGGCCGGATCCATCGGCACCTCGGCCAGCAGCGGGACGTCGTAGCCGAGCCGCTTGGTCAGGGTCGCGGCCACCTCGGCACCACCACCGGTACCGAAGACGGCCACCCGCTGGGTCTCCCCGTGCGAGCAGGTCACCTCAAGGTAGGCCATATTCTCCACGACGCCGAGCACCTTCTGGTCCAGCATCGAGGCCATCGTCCCGGCCCGCTCGGCCACCTCTGCGGCAGCCTGCTGCGGAGTGGTGACGACCAGCACCTCGGCATTGGGCAGCTTCTGGCCCAGCGAGAGCGCCACATCGCCGGTGCCTGGCGGCAGGTCGACGATCAGGTAGTCCAGATCGCCCCAGTACACGTCGGCCAGGAACTGCTGCAGGGCGCGATCCAGGATCGGGCCACGCCAGGCGATCACCTGGTCGCGAGACTCCTTCATCATCCCGATGCTGATCACCTTCAGGCCCATGGTCGGCACCGGCAGGATCATGCCGTCCACCGAGGTCGGCCAGGACTCCATCAGGCCCAGCATCTGCGGGATCGAGTGGCCGTAGATGTCGGCGTCCAGGACGCCCACCGAACGGCCCTCGTTGGCCAGGGCCATGGCCAGGTTCACCGTGACCGAGCTCTTGCCCACCCCGCCCTTGCCGGAGGCCACCAGGATCACCTGGGTAGTCGAGTCGGCCTTGCTGAACGGGATGTCCCGCTCATTGGCACCACCGCGCAGCTTGCGCTTGAGCTCGGTCCGCTGCTCGTCGTTCATGGCCGACATGGTCAGGTTGACTCCGCTGATCCCCGGCACCGAGGTGACCTTCTCGCGGACGTCGGACTCGATGGTGTTCGCCATCGGACAGCCGGTGATGGTCAGCAGGATGGTCAGCGAGGCGACGCCGGCCTCGTCCACGCTCAGCGCGTCCACCATGTCGAGCTCGGTGATCGGACGATGGATCTCCGGGTCGATGACGGTGGCCAGGGCAGCGTTGACAGCGGCTACGAGTTCGGTGGACATGGCGTCTACCTTACGACGGCCGATAGCCGGCGACCCAATACCCCTGGTGGTTTGGGCAAGCGTGCAGCCGCACTACTTGGCCGGTCTCTCCTGCTCGGGATCCTCGCTCAACTCGGCCAGCAGATCACGCAACTCCGAGCGAATGAAGTCGCGGGTGGCGACGTCGTTCATCCGCATCCGCAGCGAGGCGATCTCGCGGGCCAGGAAGTCCATGTCGGCCCGGGACTGGGCGGCCACCTGACGGTCGTGCTCGAGGCTGACCCGGTCGCGGGCTTCCTGCCGGTTCTGCGCCAACAGGATCAGCGGGGCGGCGTAGGAGGCCTGCAGGGACAGCGCCAAGGTCAGGAAGGCGAACGGCCAGCGGTCCGGAGCGTTCGGGTCGTTGACGTTCCAGATCAGCCAGATGATGATCACGATCGTCATCCAGATGATGAAGTTCGCGGTGCCCATCCAGCGGGCGAAGGTCTCCGCGAAGCTGCCGAAGGTGTCCTGATCCATCCGCAGCCGGGGCAGCCAGGCTGAGCGCCGGCCCGGAGTATCCAGACGATCCTGCTTAGCCATTGCTCACCTCCACATCCAGTCGGTCCAGCTGCACCCCGCGCCAGTCATTGGGCAGGATGTGGTCCAGCACGTCGTCAACGGTGATCGCCCCGATCAGTCGGCGATCGGCGTCCACCACGGGTGCACAGACCAAGTCATAGGTCGCGAAATATCGGCTCACCTGGGCCACATTGCTTTGCGGGGTGAGCGGGCTGATGTCCGGGTCGATCAGGCTGGCCACCAGGATCGACGGCGGTTCGCGGAGCAGCCGCTGAATGTGGACCGCGCCCACATAGCGCCCGGTCGGAGTGTCCAGCGGCGAGCGGCAGACGAAGGCCAAGGCGGCCATGGCCGGGGTCACCTCTTCGCGACGCACTGAGGCCAGCGCGTCCGCAACAGTGGCGTCGATGCCGAGCACCACCGGCTCGGGGTTCATCAGACCACCGGCGGTGGCGGCGTCGTAGGACAGCAGGGTTCGCACGTCCTTGGCGTCCTCGGGCTCCATTCGCTGCAGAATCGTCTCGGCCAGAGTCGGCTCCAACTCGGCGATCAGGTCGGCCGCGTCGTCAGGATCCATCTCCTCCAGGACGTCCGCTGCTCGCTCGGTGTCCATGGCCGCAATCACGTCGACCTGCTCGTCCTCGGGCAACTCCTCCAGCGCCTCGGCCAGCCGGTCGTCGTCCATGGCCTCGACCACAGCGGCACGCAAGCCCGGATCCATGTCGTGCAGCTCTCGGGCCACGTCGGCGGGCTTCAGTTCCGACAGCCGCATCACCTGCTGCTCGGCGTCACGGGGAGCCGGACGATCCAGGAAGTCGGGCACCTCGGACCAGTCGACGATGGTGACATGGCTGCGCTGGAAGGGACGCCGGTCGGCCTGCCGCAGCGCCACCTCGGCCAACTCCCAGTCCCGGCCGCGAGTGTGCCGGATGCCGACGTCGAAGATCGTCTCCGGGACCGGCGAATCGGCACGCTGGACGGTGCGGTCGAACAGCTGATCGGCGACCAGCATCTCGCGGTCGCGCACCTCGAAGCGGCGCGTGTTCACCAGGCCGGAAATGATCACCTGGTTCGGGTCGACCGACCGCACCCGCTCCATCGGGAAGAAGATGCGTCGCAAGGCGAAGAGCTCGACGACCAGCCCTTTCACCTTGGGCGGTCTATTGCCGGAACGATTCTGGATGACAACGTCACGAACCTTGCCCACCTGCTCCCCGTTCGGGTCGAGCATGGGCAGCCCCCTGATCCTCGAAACGAAGATCGATGAAGTCGCAGTCACGACCAGAGGCTAGCTCACTGTGAGCCGATCTGCCGCCAGCGTGGGCTCAGGTGGCTTCCGGGTCGAAGGCAACAGTTGACGGTGCTTCGTCCACCTCGAGCAGAACCTCGGACGGCGCCTCGGCGAGCGAGCCGGACGGGTTGAGCCCGGCCTTCACCGGCTCCAACTCCGCCTTCAGCGGCTCCAGCTCGGCCTGGACCGGCTCGATCAGGTGCTTGGTGACCATTTCCCGCGGATTGCGCAGATCTAGGTCGGCGAACTCCGGCCCGAGTTCGGCCTGCAGCCGTCCGGTGGCGTCGTTGGCGATCGTGCGCAGATAGCGGACGATCCGGCCGGACTTCCGGGCCAGTTCAGGCAGCTTCTCCGGCCCGAAGATGATGACCGCCAGGACCAGCAGGACCAGAACCTCGCTCCAGTCCAGGTTGAACACGGTCGCGACTCCCCGGGTCCTAGAGACCGGCGGCGTCGAGCAGCGCCACGAAGGTCGCGGCCTGCTCCGGGCTGGCCGGCAGCAGCGGCTTGCGGACGCCGCCAGGCACGAATCCCCGCGCGGCCAGGCCGGCCTTCACCAGCAGACAGCCCTGAGTGGCGAACACGCCCTGATACACCGGGAGCAACTGCTGATGCAGCTCGATGGCACCCTGAACGTCCCCGGCCAGGTAGGCCTCGACCAGGGCTCGGGTGCCCCGTCCGGTGAAATGAGTAGAGGTGCCGACCACGCCGACACCTCCCACCGATAGCAGCGGGAGGGTCATGGCGTCATCGCCGGCGTAGTAGGCCAGGCCGGTGGCCGCGATCACCTGTGAGGAGGCCACCGGATTGCCCTTGGCGTCCTTCACCGCGACGATCCGCGGGTGGGCGGCGATCTGGATCAGGGTCGGAGTCTCCACCGGGATACCGGTGCGATGCGGGATGTCGTAGATGACGATCGGGGTGGTGGTGGCCTCGGCGACGGTGAGGAAGTGGTCGGCCACCGCGTCCTGCGGCGGACGGCTGTAGTAGGGAGTGACCACCAGCAGCCCGTCCACCCCGGCCTGCTCGGCCTGGGCCGCGAGCTCGATGGTGTGCGCGGTGTCGAAGGTGCCCACGCCGGCGATCACCTTGGCCCGGTCCCCCACCTCGGCCACCACGGCCTGCAGCAGAGCGAGCTTCTCGGCGTCGCTGGTGGTCGGCGACTCACCAGTGGTGCCGTTGATCACCAGGGCATCGTTTCCCTGCTGATCAACCAGGTGGGCGGCCAGGCGGCGCGCCTCGTCCAGGTTCAGGGAGCCGTCGGGAGCGAACGGCGTCACCATCGCGGTGATGATCCGGCCGAAGGGCAGCGATGTCATGACAGCCAGCCTACGGCGCGTCGATGACGACCAGGGGGTCGCCGTCTCGAACCACGTCGCCGGGCGCCACGACGATCTCACTCACCTTGCCGGCGACCTCGGCCAACACCGGGATTTCCATCTTCATCGACTCCAGCACCACCACAGCCTGGGTGGCTTCGACCTGCTGCCCGGCGACGACCTCCACCGACAGGACGTTGGCTACCAGTTCGGCTACCACGACGTGACTCATGGGACGCAATGGTAGGGCCATCATCGAGTGCGGGCCGGGTCCCGCCATCGGGATCGAGACTCCCCTAAGCTGAAGTGCGTGAATGCAGCTGCCAAGAACTCGCCGCGAACCGGATCACTTCCGGCCTCGCTGGCCTACGCCGAGGCCTTCGTGGCCGAGTCAGAACCCAGCCGGGTCGCTCGCCGCAAGGCCAGCGGGCTTGGCCTGGCCAGCATCAGCGGCGGTGTGGCCGCCGCCCTCACCCTGCTCACCAAGACCCTGTCCGCGAAGGCCGTGGTCGAGATCGGCACCGGCACCGGCGTGTCCGGGCTGGCCCTGTTCGCCGGCATGGTGGCCGACGGCGTGCTGACCAGCATCGACTCCGAGTCGGAGAACCAGGCGGCAGCCCGGGAAGCGTTCAGCGAGGCCGCGGTACCGAGTCGCCGGATTCGGCTGATCGCCGGTCAGGCTCTGAACGTCCTGCCCAAGCTGAGCGACGGCGCCTACGACGTGGTCTTCGTCAACGGCGACCCGCTGGAGTACGTCGAGTACGTGGCCCAGGCCGAGCGCCTGTTGCGTCCCGGCGGCCTACTGCTCCTGCACCATGCGTTGTGGGAGGGCAAGGTGGCCGACGAGCAGAACAGCGACGACGAGCCGCTGATCGTCCGCGAGGCGCTGGAGGCCGTTCAGGACAGCGGCCTGTTCACCGCTGCTCTGCTGCCGGTGGGCGATGGCCTACTGGTCGCGGTCCGCGACTGACTCCTGGCCCGGTAACTCCGCGGTGCGCAGCGCCACGGCGAGATAGCCGCACACGAGCAGCGCGAAGCCGGCCGTGGTGAGGAAGGTGGCCACCAGGCCGACCAGTTCGGCGACCAGCCCGGCCAGCAGCGCACCCAGCGGCATCAGTCCGAAGGCCAGCGTGCGGCTGGCCCCGCCGACCCGGCCCAGCAACTCACTGGGCACCAGGCGCTGCCGCAGGCTTTGGGCCACGACATTGCCCAGGGCATTCACGAAGCCGATCAGAACCAGGGTGCCGGCAGTCACCCAGACGTTCGGCCACAGCGCCGGAACCACCAGCAGAGCCGCGCTGAGAGTCAGCGATCCGACCAGCAGCGGCACCTCCCCGATGATGCGCTGGGCCACCTCGGTGCACAGCGAGCCGGCCACCGCCCCGACCGCGAAGCCCAAGGTCAGCAGTGGGTACTGCGCCTGGCTGAGCCCCATGGCCGATCCCGGACCCACCACCCAGAGCACGAAGACCGCGAAGTAGCCGGTGAAGGCGAAGTTCAGCAGGCTGGCCGCGAGCACCAGCGGACGGATCACTCGGTGCCGGAAGACGAAGCGCAGCCCGTCCTTCACCTCGGCCATGGCCGAGCCGGCCTGGTCCTGGTTCGTCCGGGCCGGACGGTAGCTGCCGCGCAGCCCCACCCAGAGCACCGCGGCCGCCAACGCCGCCAATGCCGCGGACGTTCCGAAGCCCCAGCCCGCCCCCAGCACCAGCAAGAAGCCGGCCACCGGCGCGCCGACGAAGCTGTTGGCGACCTGCTGGACGCCCATCACCCGGCCGTTGGCGGTGGCCAGCTGATCGGTGGAGACCAGCGCCGGCAGGATCGAGCTGGCGCCGAGATCGGCGAACACCTCGGTGACCCCGTAGGCCACCACCAGCGCCAGGAGCAGCGGCATGCTGAGCTGCCCGGCCGCGACCAGCGCGGCGGCGGCCAACAGCACCCCGGCCCTCGCGACCAGAGAAACCACCTGGACGTGGCGCCGGTCGACCCGGTCCACGATCACTCCGGCCGCAATGCTGAGCAGCAGCGACGGCAGCCAGCCGACCGCCGACAGCAGCGAGATCGCCACCGGGGAGGTGGTCAAGGTGAGCGCCACCAGTGGGGCCATGGTCTGCAGGATGCCGTCGCCCAGGTTGGCCAGGCCGGTGGAAGCCAGCTGGGCGGTGAACCGCGGGCCGAGACCGGCACGGGTCGAAGTCGACTCCGCCGACTGCAGTTCGGTTGCCGACATTCGGGCCCCCACCTCGTAGACTGTTCGTGCAGAGAACTCTCTGCAAAGGATTCTATGCAAAGGTATCTCTGCATACGATGGAGAGCAAGCCCCACCCGGAAGTCGACGAGCCCACGAAGCGGTTCGCCCCCGCCCCCGCGGCACTAAAGGCCTTCGCGCACCCACTGCGGATGGCGATGTACGCCGAACTCGGACGAGTCGGCTCGGCCACCGCCAGCCAGCTGGCCCGCACCCTCGGCGAGAGCAGCGGCCAGACCAGCTACCACCTGCGTCAGCTCGAGCGGCACGGCTTCATCGAGGACGACCCCAGTCACGCCGGCGGGCGGGAACGCTGGTGGCGTCCGGTCGGCTTCGAAGTGACCGACTCGGGCCTGCTGAACGACCCGGACACGGCAGGGCCGACGCGGGCCCTGCTGGAGTCGGTGATTGCCGAGCGCGCCGCCACCCTTTCGGCGTGGTACAGCTCGCTGAAGCCCGATCAGCCCGACACCCTCGGGCTGATCTCATCGGCGAGCATGAACCTGAGTGCAGAGGAGGCCGAGGAGCTCGCCGCACAGCTGGCCAAGGTGATCGAGATCTACTCCGTCCAGGCCCGCGATCGAGAGGTGAGCGACTCCGTCCGCCGCTTCCGAGTGCACCTGGACGTCTTCCCGCTCGCCGCCGAGCCGGGCCAGGACTAGTCCCGGATCAGTTCCCGGCCACGACCGTGGTGTTCTTCGGGACCACGGTGATCCCGCCGTCCACGTGGAACCCGCGAGCCAGATCCTGCTCGCAGTTCACGCCGATCTCGGCACCGTCGGCCACGATCACGTTCTTGTCCAGGATCGCCCGGCGGACCACCGCGTTGCGGCCGATCCGGCAGCCGGAGAAGATCACCGACTCCTCGATGTTGGCCCACTTGTCGACCATCACGTTCGGCGAGAGCACCGAGCGGTCCACGTCACCACCGGAGATGATGCAGCCGGCTCCGACGATCGAGTCCTCGGCCGTCCCGCGCAGGGTGAACTTCGCCCCGGGCAACTGCGCCTGGGAGGACCAGATCGGCCAGCGCCGGTTGTAGAGGTTGAACTCGGGATCGACCGAGACCAGGTCCATGTGCGCGGCGTGGTAAGCACCGATCGAGCCCACGTCCCGCCAGTAGTTGCGGTCCTTGTCGGTGGCACCGGGGACGTTGTTCTCGGTGAAGTCGTAGACCTGGGCGCGACCCTGGGAGACGAAGCCGGGAATGATGTCGCCGCCCATGTCATGACCGGACGCGCTGGACTCGGCATCGTCGTTCAGCGCCTCGACGAAGGCCTTGCGGGTGAAGACATAGTTGCCCATCGAAGCGAACGACTGCTCGGGGCTGTCCGGCAGCCCCGGCGGATCGACCGGCTTCTCCAGGAAGGCGTTGATCTTGCCGTCCGCAGTCGCGTCGATGATGCCGAAGGCGGACGCCTCCGAGCGCGGCACCCGGATCCCGGCGATAGTCGCGTCCATCCCCGAGTCGATGTGGGCCTTCACCATGTCTTCGACGTTCATCCGATAGATGTTGTCGGCACCGAAGACCACCACATAGTCGGGGTCCTCGTCGTTGATCAGGTTCATCGACTGGAAGATGGCGTCCGCGCTGCCCTGGTACCACTGCTTGCCGGTGCGCTGCTGCGCCGGCACCGAGGTGACGTAGCTGCCCAGCAGCACCGACATCCGCCAGGTGAGCGAAATGTGCCGGTCCAGCGAGTGCGACTTGTATTGGGTGAGCACGCAGATCTTGGTCAGATCGGAGTTCACCAGGTTCGACAGCACGAAGTCGATCAGCCGATAAGTGCCACCGAAAGGCACCGCAGGTTTGGCCCGGTCCGCGGTCAACGGCATCAACCGCTTCCCTTCGCCACCTGCGAGGACGATGGACAAGACGTTCGGGCCACTGCTCATGCCCTGAAACTTAGGACAGGGTGCTGTCTGGGACCAGCGAATCGCACAAAAACGGACCGACATATTTGTGGCTAGCGCTCACACCGGCTTCTGGCGGGCCGAAGGCACACCCGGCCGGGTTGTGCGACGATCGGCGCATGGCACTTCGAGTCTCGATTCTCACCCGTGAGTATCCGCCGCACATTTACGGCGGAGCCGGCGTCCATGTCGGTCAGTTGGTCCCCCAGTTGCGCAAGTTCACCGACAGTGTCGAAGTGCAGTGCATGGGTGAGCTGCGCGACGGTGCGACCGCCCACGCCGAGGACTACCCGCCCGGCGCCAACCCGGCATTGCGAGTACTGGGCGCGGACGTGGCCATGGCCAATGCCATCGGCGACGTGGACGTGATCCACTCCCACACCTGGTACGCGAACTTCGCCGGGCTGATCGGCGGCAAGCTGCGCGACGTGCCCCATGTGGTCACCTCGCACTCGCTGGAGCCGCATCGTCCTTGGAAGGCCGAGCAGCTGGGCGGCGGCTACCGGGTCTCGTCCTGGGCCGAGCGGACGGCCTTCGCCGATGCGTCCGCGGTCATCTCGGTGAGCTCGGGGATGCGCCGCGACGTGCTCGAGTCCTATCCCGAGCTCGATCCGGACCGGGTGCATGTGGTGCGCAATGGCATCGACCCCGACGAGTTCCGTCCGGACCACGCCACCGAGGTGGTGGACGCGCTCGGCGTCGACCGGGATCGTCCGCTGGTGGTGT
The nucleotide sequence above comes from Propionicimonas paludicola. Encoded proteins:
- a CDS encoding O-methyltransferase, with protein sequence MNAAAKNSPRTGSLPASLAYAEAFVAESEPSRVARRKASGLGLASISGGVAAALTLLTKTLSAKAVVEIGTGTGVSGLALFAGMVADGVLTSIDSESENQAAAREAFSEAAVPSRRIRLIAGQALNVLPKLSDGAYDVVFVNGDPLEYVEYVAQAERLLRPGGLLLLHHALWEGKVADEQNSDDEPLIVREALEAVQDSGLFTAALLPVGDGLLVAVRD
- the dapA gene encoding 4-hydroxy-tetrahydrodipicolinate synthase, producing the protein MTSLPFGRIITAMVTPFAPDGSLNLDEARRLAAHLVDQQGNDALVINGTTGESPTTSDAEKLALLQAVVAEVGDRAKVIAGVGTFDTAHTIELAAQAEQAGVDGLLVVTPYYSRPPQDAVADHFLTVAEATTTPIVIYDIPHRTGIPVETPTLIQIAAHPRIVAVKDAKGNPVASSQVIAATGLAYYAGDDAMTLPLLSVGGVGVVGTSTHFTGRGTRALVEAYLAGDVQGAIELHQQLLPVYQGVFATQGCLLVKAGLAARGFVPGGVRKPLLPASPEQAATFVALLDAAGL
- a CDS encoding MFS transporter, yielding MSATELQSAESTSTRAGLGPRFTAQLASTGLANLGDGILQTMAPLVALTLTTSPVAISLLSAVGWLPSLLLSIAAGVIVDRVDRRHVQVVSLVARAGVLLAAAALVAAGQLSMPLLLALVVAYGVTEVFADLGASSILPALVSTDQLATANGRVMGVQQVANSFVGAPVAGFLLVLGAGWGFGTSAALAALAAAVLWVGLRGSYRPARTNQDQAGSAMAEVKDGLRFVFRHRVIRPLVLAASLLNFAFTGYFAVFVLWVVGPGSAMGLSQAQYPLLTLGFAVGAVAGSLCTEVAQRIIGEVPLLVGSLTLSAALLVVPALWPNVWVTAGTLVLIGFVNALGNVVAQSLRQRLVPSELLGRVGGASRTLAFGLMPLGALLAGLVAELVGLVATFLTTAGFALLVCGYLAVALRTAELPGQESVADRDQ
- a CDS encoding magnesium transporter MgtE N-terminal domain-containing protein, with the translated sequence MTATSSIFVSRIRGLPMLDPNGEQVGKVRDVVIQNRSGNRPPKVKGLVVELFALRRIFFPMERVRSVDPNQVIISGLVNTRRFEVRDREMLVADQLFDRTVQRADSPVPETIFDVGIRHTRGRDWELAEVALRQADRRPFQRSHVTIVDWSEVPDFLDRPAPRDAEQQVMRLSELKPADVARELHDMDPGLRAAVVEAMDDDRLAEALEELPEDEQVDVIAAMDTERAADVLEEMDPDDAADLIAELEPTLAETILQRMEPEDAKDVRTLLSYDAATAGGLMNPEPVVLGIDATVADALASVRREEVTPAMAALAFVCRSPLDTPTGRYVGAVHIQRLLREPPSILVASLIDPDISPLTPQSNVAQVSRYFATYDLVCAPVVDADRRLIGAITVDDVLDHILPNDWRGVQLDRLDVEVSNG
- a CDS encoding Mrp/NBP35 family ATP-binding protein, giving the protein MSTELVAAVNAALATVIDPEIHRPITELDMVDALSVDEAGVASLTILLTITGCPMANTIESDVREKVTSVPGISGVNLTMSAMNDEQRTELKRKLRGGANERDIPFSKADSTTQVILVASGKGGVGKSSVTVNLAMALANEGRSVGVLDADIYGHSIPQMLGLMESWPTSVDGMILPVPTMGLKVISIGMMKESRDQVIAWRGPILDRALQQFLADVYWGDLDYLIVDLPPGTGDVALSLGQKLPNAEVLVVTTPQQAAAEVAERAGTMASMLDQKVLGVVENMAYLEVTCSHGETQRVAVFGTGGGAEVAATLTKRLGYDVPLLAEVPMDPAVSAGGDDGLPLVATDPTRPAAQALTGLAQRIVARRPSLAGRKLGLTPVS
- the glgA gene encoding glycogen synthase, producing the protein MALRVSILTREYPPHIYGGAGVHVGQLVPQLRKFTDSVEVQCMGELRDGATAHAEDYPPGANPALRVLGADVAMANAIGDVDVIHSHTWYANFAGLIGGKLRDVPHVVTSHSLEPHRPWKAEQLGGGYRVSSWAERTAFADASAVISVSSGMRRDVLESYPELDPDRVHVVRNGIDPDEFRPDHATEVVDALGVDRDRPLVVFVGRITRQKGLVHLVRAAQQFDPDTQLLLLAGAPDTPEIAAEFDQAFAELSRVRSGNVTWVQEMLPRASVRQVLTHATVFACPSIYEPLGIVNLEAMACQTAVVASAVGGIPEVVVDGQTGTLVDYDPRQAADPAFVADFEARFAEQINRLTRDPHLAEQYGKAGRQRCIDEFSWEKIARQTVDVYEQAIAFHHAH
- a CDS encoding sec-independent translocase codes for the protein MFNLDWSEVLVLLVLAVIIFGPEKLPELARKSGRIVRYLRTIANDATGRLQAELGPEFADLDLRNPREMVTKHLIEPVQAELEPLKAELEPVKAGLNPSGSLAEAPSEVLLEVDEAPSTVAFDPEAT
- the glgC gene encoding glucose-1-phosphate adenylyltransferase, producing MSSGPNVLSIVLAGGEGKRLMPLTADRAKPAVPFGGTYRLIDFVLSNLVNSDLTKICVLTQYKSHSLDRHISLTWRMSVLLGSYVTSVPAQQRTGKQWYQGSADAIFQSMNLINDEDPDYVVVFGADNIYRMNVEDMVKAHIDSGMDATIAGIRVPRSEASAFGIIDATADGKINAFLEKPVDPPGLPDSPEQSFASMGNYVFTRKAFVEALNDDAESSASGHDMGGDIIPGFVSQGRAQVYDFTENNVPGATDKDRNYWRDVGSIGAYHAAHMDLVSVDPEFNLYNRRWPIWSSQAQLPGAKFTLRGTAEDSIVGAGCIISGGDVDRSVLSPNVMVDKWANIEESVIFSGCRIGRNAVVRRAILDKNVIVADGAEIGVNCEQDLARGFHVDGGITVVPKNTTVVAGN
- a CDS encoding biotin/lipoyl-binding carrier protein codes for the protein MSHVVVAELVANVLSVEVVAGQQVEATQAVVVLESMKMEIPVLAEVAGKVSEIVVAPGDVVRDGDPLVVIDAP
- a CDS encoding helix-turn-helix domain-containing protein, whose product is MESKPHPEVDEPTKRFAPAPAALKAFAHPLRMAMYAELGRVGSATASQLARTLGESSGQTSYHLRQLERHGFIEDDPSHAGGRERWWRPVGFEVTDSGLLNDPDTAGPTRALLESVIAERAATLSAWYSSLKPDQPDTLGLISSASMNLSAEEAEELAAQLAKVIEIYSVQARDREVSDSVRRFRVHLDVFPLAAEPGQD
- a CDS encoding DUF1003 domain-containing protein, whose translation is MAKQDRLDTPGRRSAWLPRLRMDQDTFGSFAETFARWMGTANFIIWMTIVIIIWLIWNVNDPNAPDRWPFAFLTLALSLQASYAAPLILLAQNRQEARDRVSLEHDRQVAAQSRADMDFLAREIASLRMRMNDVATRDFIRSELRDLLAELSEDPEQERPAK